The following proteins come from a genomic window of Mucinivorans hirudinis:
- a CDS encoding Purine nucleoside phosphorylase, protein MLERIKKIKSLILNKMSITQEPEIAIILGSGLGGLVDEMEVMATLDYADIEGFPLSTVEGHRGRFVWGTLGGRRVIAMQGRVHYYEGYSIDDVALGARVLCSFAIRALIVSNAAGGVNPSFNVGDLMVIEDHINLLPNPLIGKNIESLGTRFPEMTTAYDKALITLAHSLDPDLREGVYLASSGPTFETPAEYRFFHRIGADACGMSTTAEVIVARHQRIPVFGLSLITNIGYGAQAGKATHQEVFTAAAAATPRMTKLIKGVVEQC, encoded by the coding sequence ATGTTAGAGAGAATCAAAAAAATAAAATCACTCATCCTCAATAAGATGAGCATCACTCAAGAACCCGAAATCGCCATCATCCTTGGCTCGGGTTTGGGTGGATTGGTCGATGAGATGGAGGTGATGGCAACGCTTGATTATGCTGATATTGAGGGTTTTCCTCTCTCCACAGTCGAGGGGCATCGCGGACGCTTCGTCTGGGGGACTTTGGGCGGACGTCGCGTTATCGCAATGCAGGGTAGAGTGCACTATTATGAGGGTTATAGCATTGATGATGTGGCTCTTGGTGCACGCGTTTTGTGCTCCTTCGCAATACGGGCACTCATTGTATCCAATGCTGCGGGTGGCGTCAATCCCTCGTTCAACGTTGGGGACTTAATGGTTATCGAAGACCATATCAACCTATTGCCCAACCCTTTGATAGGAAAAAATATAGAGTCTCTCGGCACACGCTTTCCCGAGATGACAACCGCCTACGATAAAGCTCTAATCACCCTTGCCCACTCACTCGACCCCGACTTGCGAGAGGGAGTCTACTTGGCTTCGAGCGGACCCACCTTCGAGACACCGGCAGAGTACCGCTTTTTTCACCGTATCGGCGCCGATGCCTGCGGAATGTCCACCACTGCGGAGGTAATCGTGGCACGACACCAACGCATCCCCGTCTTCGGGCTCTCGCTAATCACCAATATCGGATATGGAGCTCAGGCGGGTAAAGCAACCCATCAGGAGGTTTTTACGGCTGCCGCTGCTGCCACACCGAGAATGACAAAGTTGATTAAAGGAGTAGTAGAGCAATGCTAG
- a CDS encoding Methionine ABC transporter ATP-binding protein, which translates to MKIKEIYVKGLWSEHDLEWKLTPGVNILSGGNGSGKSTVLRCLGDLFSQGELSSQNICLIDRLRVVFDDGTEIDSTSRFDPSPYNVKVISTFDMSLRAGDDLSRLTGRMVSTQLDWELYKLNNEYLSYQLEVSNQIIDALSRGEQTEGYLTKRRLFFDTIDSLFEHSDKQMVRTDNNLNFTVGCRKITPYQLSSGEKQIIIILTHALISGGEQTIMIMDEPEISLHFDWQRRLIRDILQLNPNLQLILATHSPAVVMDGWVDCVSEINELFI; encoded by the coding sequence ATGAAAATCAAGGAAATATATGTAAAAGGGCTTTGGAGCGAGCACGATTTGGAGTGGAAACTTACACCGGGCGTAAATATTCTATCGGGTGGTAACGGAAGCGGCAAATCTACTGTGTTGCGCTGCTTGGGCGACCTTTTTTCGCAGGGCGAACTCTCCTCTCAGAACATCTGTTTGATTGACAGACTGCGCGTAGTTTTTGACGATGGCACAGAGATAGACTCCACCTCACGGTTCGACCCTTCTCCATATAACGTAAAGGTTATCAGCACGTTCGATATGTCACTGCGCGCCGGAGATGATTTGTCGAGACTCACGGGGCGTATGGTTTCAACACAACTGGATTGGGAATTGTATAAACTTAATAACGAATATCTTAGCTATCAATTAGAGGTTAGCAACCAAATCATTGACGCACTCTCCCGCGGCGAGCAAACGGAGGGCTATCTGACAAAAAGGAGGCTCTTCTTCGACACCATCGACTCCCTTTTTGAGCACAGCGACAAGCAAATGGTTCGCACAGATAACAATCTGAATTTCACGGTGGGTTGTCGTAAAATCACACCCTATCAACTCTCCTCGGGCGAGAAACAGATAATAATTATTCTCACCCACGCGTTAATAAGTGGTGGTGAGCAGACTATAATGATAATGGACGAACCCGAAATTTCGCTCCACTTCGATTGGCAACGCCGCCTCATACGCGACATACTGCAACTCAATCCCAACCTGCAACTAATTCTGGCAACCCACTCACCGGCAGTGGTTATGGATGGCTGGGTGGATTGCGTGAGCGAAATAAACGAACTCTTTATTTGA
- a CDS encoding putative phosphoesterase, with the protein MIYGATYGRNAIRVERVTLYFDDLPEQFDGFTIAQFSDTHLGNYRPKTTIIERMVRIINSLNPDIIVQSGDLVNIHSGELSERFMEHFSRLKAPVYAVYGNHDLGYYIKDNSIDPAQSVAELTAKERAMGWHFLHNQAQWIHRAGDSIAIAGVGFPRDGRVSVKPTNLGLSDLKAAFRDIERNQFAILISHSPNMFDSVPDVANAALTLSGHTHAMQAKVKIGNWQWSPAAWVYPMWGGVYEKDGRYLYVNEGIGYALYPMRIGTRPEVTLIELRRKTTPKIP; encoded by the coding sequence ATGATCTACGGGGCAACATATGGGCGTAATGCCATTCGGGTTGAGCGCGTCACCCTCTATTTCGATGACCTTCCCGAACAGTTCGATGGCTTCACCATAGCGCAATTTTCTGACACCCACCTTGGAAACTACCGCCCAAAAACAACCATCATCGAGCGTATGGTTCGTATTATCAACTCATTGAATCCGGATATTATTGTACAAAGCGGTGACTTGGTCAATATTCATTCCGGGGAGTTGAGCGAACGGTTTATGGAGCATTTTTCCCGCCTGAAAGCTCCCGTCTATGCCGTATATGGCAACCACGATTTGGGATATTACATTAAGGACAATAGCATTGACCCCGCCCAAAGCGTTGCAGAACTGACAGCAAAAGAGCGCGCAATGGGATGGCATTTTCTCCATAACCAAGCACAGTGGATACATCGAGCAGGAGACAGCATTGCCATTGCCGGTGTGGGCTTTCCACGAGACGGACGTGTGAGCGTTAAGCCCACAAATCTGGGGCTGAGCGACTTAAAAGCAGCGTTTAGGGATATCGAGCGCAATCAGTTTGCCATACTCATCTCTCATTCGCCCAATATGTTCGACTCGGTGCCGGATGTTGCCAATGCAGCACTGACCCTATCCGGACACACTCACGCGATGCAGGCAAAGGTGAAAATAGGAAACTGGCAGTGGTCTCCGGCAGCTTGGGTCTACCCGATGTGGGGGGGAGTGTATGAAAAGGATGGGCGCTATCTATATGTTAATGAAGGTATTGGCTATGCACTATACCCAATGCGCATCGGCACCCGTCCCGAGGTAACGCTCATCGAACTGCGCCGAAAAACAACCCCCAAAATACCCTAA
- a CDS encoding ABC transporter ATP-binding protein: protein MLSIDNVSVLFGGEPLFEDIAFLINERDRIGLVGKNGAGKTTLLRIICGEMNPTSGGVSKNGDCTIGYLPQTMRIVDDTSLLEECYKAFDEIADLEKTIALVTQEIAERTDYESDEYEKLLHTLHDSTDRYHLLDGDNRSAAIEKTLIGLGFRKEDFEKPTSTFSGGWRMRIELAKLLLRRPSLFLLDEPTNHLDIESIQWLEEYLSAYPGAVVLISHDRAFLDNVTTRTVELTLGRAVDYKVSYSKYVELRRERRQQQIAAYENQQKLIEKTEDFIERFRYKATKSNQVQSRIKQLEKLDRLEIEDEDVAALNIRFPDAPRSGQIVLEAKDLGHTFPGKKVFSGFDITIEKGQKIALVGRNGEGKTTFVRQIMGELIPTEGFVKLGHNVQVGYFAQNQDDLMDGEFTVFDTLDRVAVGDIRTKLRDILAAFLFRGEDIDKRVKVLSGGERSRLAMARLMLEPYNLLILDEPTNHLDMRSKEILKQALTKFNGTVIVISHDREFLDGLVDTVYEFRDGRVRQHLGGIYDFLQKRKLENLREIEIKEVVQSQKPVQKKESTESYAERKQREKEETRKRNALKKLEEEIADLEGKLTRLESTLHDPTTYTMALFDEYMQLKQLLDKKMESYFELS from the coding sequence ATGTTAAGTATAGATAATGTTTCGGTTCTCTTCGGTGGAGAGCCTCTTTTTGAGGATATTGCGTTTCTAATCAATGAGCGCGACCGCATCGGGCTTGTGGGCAAAAATGGAGCGGGCAAAACTACGTTGCTGCGCATCATTTGCGGTGAGATGAACCCCACCTCTGGCGGTGTGAGCAAGAATGGCGACTGTACGATTGGTTATCTGCCTCAGACAATGCGCATTGTGGATGACACCTCGCTGCTGGAGGAGTGCTACAAGGCGTTCGACGAGATTGCAGATTTGGAGAAAACCATAGCCCTTGTCACCCAAGAGATTGCCGAGCGCACGGATTATGAGAGTGATGAGTATGAAAAACTTCTGCACACGCTTCACGATTCCACCGACCGCTACCACCTCCTTGATGGAGACAATCGTAGCGCTGCTATCGAAAAGACACTCATAGGTTTAGGTTTCCGCAAGGAGGATTTCGAGAAGCCGACCTCGACCTTTAGCGGAGGGTGGCGGATGCGTATCGAGTTGGCAAAATTGCTACTGAGAAGACCCTCGCTCTTTCTGCTTGATGAACCTACCAACCACCTTGATATTGAGAGTATTCAGTGGCTCGAAGAGTACCTCTCCGCCTACCCCGGTGCGGTGGTACTCATCTCGCACGACCGTGCCTTTTTGGATAATGTGACCACAAGAACTGTTGAATTAACCCTTGGGAGAGCGGTTGATTATAAGGTTTCATACTCTAAGTATGTGGAGCTCAGGCGAGAACGCCGTCAGCAGCAGATTGCTGCCTATGAAAATCAGCAAAAATTAATCGAAAAAACCGAAGATTTTATCGAGCGGTTTCGTTACAAGGCTACCAAGTCGAATCAAGTTCAGTCGCGTATCAAACAACTGGAAAAACTTGATAGGCTCGAGATTGAGGATGAGGATGTTGCCGCTCTCAACATACGTTTTCCCGATGCGCCACGCTCGGGTCAAATAGTGCTTGAGGCTAAGGATTTAGGGCACACGTTTCCCGGTAAAAAGGTCTTTTCGGGCTTTGATATTACCATAGAAAAAGGGCAAAAAATTGCACTTGTCGGGCGCAATGGTGAGGGTAAGACCACTTTCGTGAGGCAGATTATGGGCGAGCTGATTCCCACCGAAGGTTTCGTAAAGCTCGGGCACAATGTGCAGGTGGGTTATTTTGCTCAAAATCAAGACGATTTGATGGATGGGGAGTTCACCGTTTTTGATACTCTGGATAGGGTAGCGGTGGGGGATATTCGTACGAAGCTACGCGATATTCTTGCTGCGTTTCTCTTCCGCGGAGAGGATATAGATAAGAGGGTCAAGGTGTTGAGTGGTGGTGAGCGGTCGCGCTTGGCGATGGCGCGTTTGATGCTCGAGCCCTATAACCTGCTGATTCTTGACGAACCCACCAACCACCTCGATATGCGCAGCAAAGAGATTCTCAAGCAGGCACTTACCAAGTTTAATGGCACGGTTATCGTAATTTCGCACGACAGAGAGTTTTTAGACGGCTTGGTGGACACGGTCTACGAGTTCCGTGATGGGCGCGTGCGGCAGCATTTGGGCGGGATATACGACTTTTTGCAAAAGAGAAAGTTAGAAAATCTGAGGGAGATAGAAATCAAAGAGGTGGTTCAATCTCAGAAACCGGTTCAGAAAAAGGAGTCTACGGAGAGCTACGCCGAGCGCAAGCAACGCGAAAAGGAGGAGACGCGAAAGCGCAATGCCCTCAAAAAACTCGAAGAGGAGATTGCCGATTTGGAAGGCAAACTTACCCGTTTGGAAAGTACGTTGCACGACCCCACCACCTATACGATGGCTCTCTTCGATGAGTATATGCAATTAAAGCAGCTCCTAGACAAGAAGATGGAGAGCTATTTTGAGCTGAGTTAG
- a CDS encoding Ribulose-phosphate 3-epimerase produces MAKIISPSLLSADFLRLGDECQMLNRSAAEWFHLDVMDGVFVPNISFGMPVIGAVRKMTNKVLDAHLMIVEPERYITNFAKLGVDFLTVHCEATVHLHRTLQAIKAEGMRAGVALNPSTSLWAIEEVLPEADMVLLMSVNPGFGGQKFIETTIDKVKRLRRMIDERGLQTLIQIDGGVNTHNAKMLFEAGCDVLVAGNAVFGSDDPVKTIEELLK; encoded by the coding sequence ATGGCAAAGATAATTTCCCCTTCGCTGCTTTCGGCAGATTTTTTGAGACTTGGTGATGAGTGCCAAATGCTCAATCGCTCGGCTGCCGAGTGGTTTCACCTTGATGTTATGGATGGCGTTTTTGTGCCCAACATATCGTTTGGGATGCCGGTAATCGGTGCTGTTCGCAAGATGACCAATAAGGTGTTGGATGCCCACTTGATGATAGTCGAACCCGAACGTTACATAACGAACTTTGCGAAATTAGGTGTTGATTTCTTGACAGTGCATTGCGAAGCAACTGTGCATCTACATCGTACCTTGCAGGCTATCAAGGCAGAAGGTATGCGGGCAGGTGTCGCGCTCAACCCCTCGACCTCGCTCTGGGCAATCGAAGAGGTGCTGCCCGAGGCGGATATGGTGCTGCTGATGTCGGTGAACCCGGGCTTTGGCGGGCAGAAGTTTATCGAAACCACAATCGACAAAGTGAAACGCCTCAGACGGATGATCGACGAGCGCGGTTTGCAAACCCTCATTCAGATTGATGGAGGAGTCAATACACACAATGCCAAGATGTTGTTCGAGGCGGGGTGTGATGTATTGGTGGCGGGCAATGCTGTATTCGGTAGCGACGACCCGGTGAAAACTATTGAGGAGCTTTTGAAGTAG
- a CDS encoding Putative regulatory protein has translation MSKSIEQVTESLRRHCARAERSESDVRRLLYRWEVAREEWDRIMETLRGDKFVDNERYASAYTREKSRLSGWGAAKIAANLKAKNIDKEIIKRAIEENIDPAQSRETLAKFIRQATEKNRSKAKNDYDLRARVFRAAAAKGFDFDEINSQLNEIFLDI, from the coding sequence ATGTCAAAGAGTATTGAGCAAGTTACGGAAAGTTTGCGTCGCCACTGCGCGCGGGCGGAGCGCTCAGAGAGCGATGTTCGTCGTCTGCTCTATCGTTGGGAGGTTGCGCGCGAGGAGTGGGATAGGATAATGGAGACCTTGCGTGGCGACAAATTTGTTGATAATGAGCGTTATGCGTCGGCATACACGCGCGAAAAGTCTCGCCTCTCGGGTTGGGGTGCTGCCAAAATCGCAGCCAACCTCAAGGCGAAAAATATTGATAAAGAGATAATAAAGAGAGCCATAGAAGAGAATATTGATCCCGCGCAGAGCCGCGAGACGTTGGCTAAATTCATAAGGCAGGCAACGGAAAAGAACCGCTCCAAAGCCAAAAACGACTACGACTTACGCGCCCGCGTCTTCCGTGCCGCTGCTGCAAAAGGGTTTGATTTTGATGAGATTAATTCACAGCTAAACGAAATATTTTTGGATATCTGA
- a CDS encoding Protein-N(5)-glutamine methyltransferase PrmC (methylates polypeptide chain release factors RF1 and RF2) codes for MNANRAYAYVKGSLSSFYDEREAESLALRLLEHLYGITRREIVLSQEIDVSPEELNLAISLLNEQKPIQYIIGYEQFCAREFIVNESVLIPRPETEELVQLIVRRGAKYGKFLDIGTGSGAIAITLAKEIPGAELTAWDISEAALETARENADRLNANVKFERVDVLDLPDGDEKFDLIVSNPPYVLDSEKFEMRRNVLDYEPHTALFVRDSDPLIFYRAIVRYAAKHLTAAGGLYFEINQKYGAGVADLMREDFQNIEILKDIHGVDRFVIGNVKEY; via the coding sequence ATGAACGCAAACAGAGCATACGCCTATGTGAAAGGCAGTTTATCATCATTTTATGATGAACGCGAGGCTGAGTCCCTCGCGCTACGTTTGCTCGAACACCTCTACGGGATTACTCGTCGAGAGATTGTTCTCTCACAAGAAATTGATGTTTCTCCCGAGGAGCTAAATTTAGCTATTTCGTTACTTAACGAACAAAAACCTATTCAATATATCATTGGTTATGAGCAGTTTTGCGCAAGAGAATTTATAGTCAATGAGTCGGTATTGATACCAAGACCAGAGACTGAGGAGTTAGTGCAGTTGATTGTTCGTCGTGGGGCGAAATACGGAAAATTCCTTGATATTGGAACAGGTTCCGGGGCGATTGCCATTACCTTGGCAAAGGAGATTCCGGGGGCTGAGCTTACCGCTTGGGATATATCCGAGGCGGCTTTGGAGACGGCACGTGAGAATGCTGATAGGTTGAATGCTAATGTGAAATTTGAAAGGGTAGATGTGTTGGACTTGCCCGATGGCGATGAAAAGTTTGATTTGATTGTATCCAATCCTCCCTATGTTCTCGATTCCGAAAAATTTGAAATGCGCAGAAATGTGCTTGATTATGAGCCTCACACGGCACTTTTTGTCCGAGACTCTGACCCGCTTATCTTCTACCGCGCCATTGTTCGTTATGCGGCGAAACACCTCACGGCAGCAGGTGGACTCTATTTTGAGATCAACCAAAAGTATGGCGCAGGGGTTGCTGATTTGATGCGAGAAGATTTTCAAAATATTGAAATACTGAAAGATATCCACGGTGTTGATAGATTTGTAATTGGCAATGTCAAAGAGTATTGA
- a CDS encoding Hydrogenase-4 component B / Formate hydrogenlyase subunit 3, protein MVLILLAPLIFFLPRVAKSIGAAIVIGIGSLMVAVDAVAAMVGGETLVLELDAINAPFLLAVAVVSAAAAIYAVGATRDAIYKKSAVQLSLHFCSMVVLFYAMVGVLTATERYEFLLWWELMTLSSFILVIFEAQRKEVLHAGVSYLILMHISFFFLLAAFATGGQEEMWSCGGSLGVWLLFLVGFGLKSALFPLHIWLPVTYLNTPSHVTAMMSGVMINMGVYGIIRTTLVCDNLFVTGLILFCVGVVSGLFGIVKAAMHTGLKRLLSYSSVENMGIAVMALGLGVIGIFKGYNVLIVCGLGGALLHILVHSAYKSMLFMAAGAVEKATGKSDLNQLGGLLKRMPVTGSVFGIGSLAICALPPLSGFFSEFSIFYGLFAAVADGVEPIIAIAGIVALGLIGALAVMTFSKAFSMTFLGAPKKCAVRDAVEVSSIVIVAYSLPLVCVLFGGVAFAWLIFSDSEIFAVMVNIELFMGGVIGFAAGLWWLRALLQRGRTVDVQPTWGCAFTAANKKMQYSSSSISYSLSETLSSNTKREQATISEIYPVQEPEFHTDNVDRANLVITKTSQRFLHKWTARLALFQTGKTNHYVLHILLFLLLVLFLSLLGL, encoded by the coding sequence ATGGTGTTGATTTTACTTGCTCCGTTGATTTTCTTTTTACCCCGTGTTGCTAAGAGCATTGGGGCTGCTATTGTTATTGGGATTGGTTCTTTGATGGTTGCTGTTGATGCAGTTGCAGCGATGGTGGGGGGCGAGACTCTCGTGTTGGAGTTGGATGCCATCAATGCGCCTTTTTTGTTGGCTGTGGCGGTGGTTTCGGCGGCGGCGGCGATTTATGCGGTGGGGGCAACGCGCGATGCTATATACAAAAAAAGTGCGGTGCAGTTGTCGCTCCATTTTTGTTCGATGGTGGTGCTCTTTTATGCGATGGTTGGAGTGCTCACAGCAACCGAACGGTACGAATTTCTGCTTTGGTGGGAGCTGATGACCCTCAGTTCGTTCATATTGGTAATCTTCGAGGCGCAACGTAAAGAGGTGCTCCACGCCGGGGTTAGTTACCTGATTCTGATGCACATATCTTTCTTTTTCCTGTTGGCAGCCTTTGCAACGGGTGGTCAAGAGGAGATGTGGTCTTGTGGAGGTTCGCTTGGGGTGTGGTTGCTGTTTTTGGTGGGTTTCGGGTTGAAGTCGGCACTCTTTCCGCTACATATTTGGTTGCCTGTCACCTACTTGAATACTCCTTCTCACGTTACGGCGATGATGTCGGGCGTGATGATTAATATGGGGGTCTATGGAATTATTCGCACAACCCTTGTCTGTGATAATCTGTTTGTTACCGGCTTAATACTCTTTTGTGTGGGAGTAGTTAGCGGGCTCTTTGGTATTGTAAAGGCGGCGATGCACACGGGTTTGAAAAGGTTGTTGTCCTACTCCTCGGTCGAAAATATGGGTATTGCCGTGATGGCTCTCGGACTGGGGGTGATAGGCATTTTTAAGGGATATAATGTTTTGATTGTTTGTGGGTTAGGTGGCGCGCTGCTTCATATTTTGGTGCATTCGGCTTATAAGTCGATGTTGTTTATGGCTGCCGGTGCCGTGGAGAAGGCAACGGGCAAGAGTGATTTGAACCAACTTGGCGGGCTACTCAAGCGGATGCCGGTGACGGGGTCGGTCTTTGGAATTGGTTCGTTAGCGATTTGCGCACTGCCACCTTTGAGCGGCTTTTTCTCTGAATTTTCGATATTTTACGGGCTCTTTGCAGCGGTGGCAGATGGGGTGGAGCCGATAATAGCCATTGCAGGCATTGTTGCATTGGGGTTAATTGGTGCTCTGGCTGTGATGACTTTTTCCAAGGCATTCTCAATGACCTTTTTGGGCGCGCCCAAAAAGTGTGCGGTGCGTGATGCTGTGGAGGTAAGTAGCATTGTGATAGTGGCTTATTCCCTGCCTTTGGTCTGCGTTCTCTTTGGGGGTGTGGCATTTGCGTGGTTGATTTTCTCAGATAGTGAAATCTTTGCGGTGATGGTTAATATCGAGTTGTTTATGGGTGGAGTGATTGGCTTTGCGGCGGGGCTGTGGTGGCTCAGGGCGCTGTTGCAGCGCGGTCGTACGGTCGATGTGCAGCCCACGTGGGGATGTGCCTTTACTGCTGCAAACAAGAAGATGCAGTACTCTTCTTCGAGCATAAGCTACTCTCTGTCAGAGACTCTATCGAGCAATACCAAGCGCGAGCAGGCGACAATCTCAGAGATTTATCCCGTGCAAGAGCCCGAGTTTCACACCGATAATGTAGACCGTGCCAACTTGGTAATCACCAAAACTTCGCAGCGGTTTTTGCACAAATGGACGGCACGATTAGCGCTCTTCCAAACGGGCAAGACTAACCACTATGTGCTTCATATTCTGCTTTTTCTGCTCCTTGTGTTGTTCCTATCTTTACTTGGATTATAA
- a CDS encoding Ribosomal RNA small subunit methyltransferase E, whose product MTIFYTPDIEGEKYILSAEESRHAVQVLRLCAGDRVQLIDGRGSLYEAIVEEPSQRGCVVRVVSVEREYGKRLGYLHIAIAPTKNIDRFEWFLEKATEIGIERITPLLTDHSERKIIKDDRCEKVILAAAKQSLKAYLPDCDSLEKFDDFIKRDFGGAHRYIAHCNNDFPRREFKDCDRRECIVMIGAEGDFSPKEIDRAYQAGFTGISLGTARLRTETAGVVAAVVAGV is encoded by the coding sequence ATGACAATTTTTTACACTCCCGACATTGAGGGTGAAAAATATATCCTCTCGGCGGAGGAGTCGCGACACGCCGTGCAGGTTTTGCGCCTTTGTGCCGGTGATAGGGTGCAGTTAATTGACGGACGAGGCTCACTCTATGAGGCGATAGTGGAAGAGCCCTCGCAGCGGGGGTGTGTTGTAAGGGTGGTGAGTGTCGAGCGCGAATATGGCAAAAGACTTGGTTATTTGCACATTGCCATTGCTCCCACGAAAAATATCGACCGATTTGAGTGGTTTCTTGAAAAGGCAACCGAAATAGGTATAGAGAGAATAACTCCTTTACTCACCGACCATTCCGAGCGCAAAATCATAAAAGACGATAGATGTGAAAAGGTGATTTTGGCGGCAGCGAAACAATCCCTGAAAGCATATTTACCCGATTGCGACTCTCTCGAAAAGTTTGACGATTTTATTAAGAGAGATTTTGGGGGCGCACATAGATATATTGCTCATTGTAACAATGACTTTCCGCGACGCGAATTTAAGGATTGCGATCGCAGAGAGTGCATCGTTATGATTGGGGCTGAGGGTGATTTCTCACCTAAAGAGATAGATAGAGCCTATCAAGCAGGGTTTACGGGTATTTCACTCGGAACTGCGCGCCTGCGCACTGAGACGGCAGGAGTTGTTGCGGCGGTGGTTGCGGGGGTATAG